A window from Pseudomonadota bacterium encodes these proteins:
- a CDS encoding peptidoglycan endopeptidase gives MRRCIVIIISVLFLLITASNNAFSAPAANNVKQKDTQITTTKNQTSVEKSRNLSSAKSKKVKISKRTSKKHIKIAYKTRKEVNDNRLNEFEITENDGEFTEYKTKKGDTIEKIAIMFNVDKNDILEANNLKDKKLSPKKVILIPKITEEEKDDEFITLTNKPLKPWKSSEEKYMLVKVAKSFVGAPYKYGGESVKGLDCSAYVKKIYDIFDVQLPRSARDQFKTGWKISKDNLAIGDLVFFKTKRYAKYPTHVGIFIGDGNFIHSSSGHNRLGVKIDSLSSDFYSRTYIGATRVKQTSDENAETTKTFENASNNS, from the coding sequence ATGAGAAGGTGTATCGTTATTATAATCTCCGTATTGTTTCTTCTTATCACCGCATCAAATAACGCATTTTCAGCTCCTGCAGCAAACAATGTAAAACAAAAAGATACTCAAATTACAACAACAAAAAATCAAACATCAGTTGAAAAATCCAGGAATCTTTCAAGCGCAAAATCAAAAAAGGTAAAAATAAGCAAGCGGACCTCCAAAAAACACATTAAAATCGCCTATAAGACAAGAAAGGAAGTTAACGACAACAGACTAAATGAGTTTGAAATTACGGAAAATGACGGCGAATTTACAGAATACAAAACAAAAAAAGGTGATACCATTGAAAAGATAGCAATAATGTTCAATGTTGACAAAAATGATATTCTTGAAGCAAACAATCTGAAAGATAAAAAGTTATCCCCCAAAAAAGTAATACTTATCCCGAAGATAACAGAAGAAGAAAAAGATGATGAATTTATAACACTTACCAATAAGCCTTTAAAACCGTGGAAAAGCAGCGAAGAGAAATACATGCTGGTAAAGGTTGCAAAAAGCTTTGTCGGAGCACCTTATAAATATGGCGGTGAGAGCGTTAAGGGCCTTGATTGCTCTGCTTATGTAAAAAAGATTTATGATATTTTTGATGTACAACTTCCGAGAAGCGCGAGGGATCAGTTCAAAACAGGCTGGAAAATAAGTAAAGATAATCTGGCAATCGGGGATCTGGTATTTTTTAAGACAAAGAGATACGCAAAATATCCGACTCATGTGGGTATTTTTATCGGGGATGGTAATTTTATACATTCCTCTTCAGGACATAACAGGTTAGGTGTAAAGATAGATTCTCTCTCATCGGATTTTTACTCCAGGACTTATATTGGCGCCACAAGGGTAAAACAAACATCGGACGAGAACGCTGAAACAACAAAAACCTTTGAGAATGCATCAAACAATTCATAA
- a CDS encoding bifunctional hydroxymethylpyrimidine kinase/phosphomethylpyrimidine kinase, which translates to MKKILTIAGYDSSSGAGITKDLDVFSSLGIHGISVPTCLVLQGPQGVQDVYPIPYVQFIEMIDLVKKGLSIDGIKMGALWNEAYIERIALFLSGLDNIPLVVDPVIESKNKTGLLTDKGLVKLIEMIFPLTDVVTPNLHEASLIVGKEVKTLEDMEGCAKDIFDMGPGAVIVKGGHLVGEPVDLFFDGKEFTFWKKHRINREVHGTGCTFSSLMTAFLVCGYDKKEAFLASEKAMEEILGDSYRIDVDGFYYASSGIINSKFSDRWKVLQAMNEAGEMLCRLNMVELIPAVQMNMGYAIKDAEGVEDIAAFPGRIGTNEGKILMKGEAAFGTSSHVARSILTCMKYYPHIRACVSVRYDRAIIEKAHESDMNVLCFDRKSDPEKLKESEGKIPDFLTEKVLKLVDQPPDIIYDLGDVGEEPIIRLFAKHPLELIKKMEMIRP; encoded by the coding sequence ATGAAAAAAATTCTTACTATAGCAGGTTATGATTCTTCATCCGGGGCAGGGATTACAAAGGACCTCGATGTATTCTCTTCTTTGGGCATTCATGGTATATCCGTGCCTACTTGTCTGGTGCTCCAGGGACCTCAAGGTGTGCAGGATGTATACCCAATACCATATGTGCAATTTATTGAAATGATTGATTTGGTAAAAAAAGGACTGTCCATTGACGGCATAAAGATGGGTGCCCTATGGAATGAGGCCTATATTGAAAGGATCGCATTGTTTTTGAGCGGTCTCGACAATATTCCCCTTGTAGTTGATCCTGTCATTGAATCAAAAAACAAAACAGGACTTTTAACAGATAAGGGACTGGTGAAGCTTATAGAGATGATTTTTCCTCTGACAGATGTTGTTACCCCGAATCTGCACGAGGCTTCTTTAATCGTCGGGAAAGAAGTGAAAACACTGGAAGACATGGAGGGCTGCGCAAAAGACATATTCGATATGGGTCCCGGAGCTGTAATCGTAAAAGGGGGGCACCTGGTGGGAGAGCCCGTAGATCTGTTCTTTGACGGTAAGGAATTTACCTTCTGGAAAAAACACAGGATAAATCGGGAGGTACACGGCACAGGCTGTACATTTTCCTCTCTCATGACCGCCTTCCTTGTTTGTGGTTATGATAAGAAAGAAGCCTTTCTTGCATCCGAGAAGGCTATGGAAGAGATACTTGGCGATAGCTACAGGATTGATGTTGACGGATTTTATTATGCATCTTCCGGTATTATTAACAGCAAATTTTCCGACAGATGGAAGGTGCTTCAAGCAATGAATGAAGCCGGGGAAATGCTTTGCAGATTGAATATGGTGGAACTGATACCGGCAGTCCAGATGAACATGGGTTATGCAATAAAGGATGCGGAAGGCGTTGAAGATATAGCTGCTTTCCCCGGAAGAATCGGCACGAATGAGGGTAAAATACTTATGAAGGGAGAGGCAGCATTTGGTACATCATCCCATGTTGCAAGGTCGATCCTTACCTGTATGAAATATTACCCCCATATAAGAGCTTGCGTTAGCGTTAGGTATGACAGGGCAATTATCGAAAAGGCCCATGAATCGGATATGAATGTATTGTGTTTTGATAGAAAAAGCGACCCGGAAAAGCTGAAAGAATCAGAGGGGAAGATCCCCGATTTTCTGACTGAAAAGGTTTTGAAACTGGTAGATCAGCCGCCGGACATAATCTACGACCTGGGTGATGTCGGAGAAGAACCTATAATCAGATTGTTTGCAAAACACCCCCTTGAGCTCATAAAAAAAATGGAGATGATAAGACCATGA
- a CDS encoding pyruvate carboxylase subunit B → MVEKRPVMITDLTLRDGHQSLFATRMKTEDMLPIAEKMDSIGFYSMEVWGGATFDVMTRFLNEDPWERVRLLKAKMPNTKFQMLLRGQNLVGYRNYADDVVEAFVEKSAEVGIDIFRVFDALNDERNFIAAFKAIKKCGKHIQGTLSYSLTEKRLGGPIFNIDYYVGKAKAIEEMGADSLCIKDMAGIISPYDAYELVSALKKNLNIPIHLHTHYTSGMASMSLLKAIEAGADGIDTCLAPFGLRSSHSAVEPFVVTLLDTPYDPKLNLELLADVDEYFEGIIPNYMSFADTTRFSVIDIGVLMHQIPGGMISNLVSQLKQAKAIHRLKEVYEEIPRTRKDMGFPPLVTPTSQIVGVQAVFNVVAGRYKMISKEVRDYFYGLYGRPPAPVDEEIRKKALKGYEKGEIPIDIRPADTLEPELPKAKEALKGISDKMEDILIYALYPMTGMEFLKKKYKIQ, encoded by the coding sequence ATGGTAGAAAAAAGACCTGTAATGATTACCGATCTTACCTTGAGGGATGGCCATCAATCACTCTTTGCAACGAGAATGAAGACAGAGGATATGCTCCCCATTGCTGAGAAAATGGACAGCATCGGATTTTACTCCATGGAGGTTTGGGGAGGTGCAACCTTTGATGTAATGACACGTTTTTTAAATGAAGACCCTTGGGAAAGAGTGCGACTCCTCAAAGCAAAGATGCCCAATACTAAGTTTCAGATGCTCCTTCGCGGACAAAACCTCGTCGGATACAGAAATTATGCTGATGACGTGGTAGAGGCCTTTGTTGAAAAATCAGCAGAGGTGGGCATTGATATATTCAGGGTATTCGATGCATTAAATGACGAAAGGAATTTCATCGCAGCCTTCAAAGCAATAAAAAAATGCGGCAAGCATATACAAGGGACCCTTTCTTACTCATTAACCGAAAAAAGGCTCGGGGGCCCCATATTTAATATCGATTATTATGTCGGTAAGGCAAAAGCAATCGAGGAAATGGGGGCTGACTCTCTTTGCATAAAGGATATGGCAGGCATTATATCACCCTACGATGCATACGAACTTGTTTCAGCCCTGAAAAAGAACCTGAACATACCCATACATCTTCATACACATTATACAAGCGGTATGGCTTCCATGTCCTTATTGAAGGCAATTGAGGCAGGAGCTGACGGCATTGATACATGCCTCGCCCCCTTTGGATTGCGCTCTTCTCACTCGGCAGTTGAACCCTTTGTTGTTACCCTTCTTGATACCCCCTATGACCCGAAATTGAACCTCGAATTATTGGCTGATGTCGATGAGTACTTTGAGGGTATTATACCGAACTATATGTCCTTTGCTGATACAACAAGATTTTCAGTAATAGATATCGGCGTCCTTATGCACCAGATACCTGGCGGCATGATAAGCAACCTTGTCAGCCAGCTGAAACAGGCAAAGGCAATCCACCGTCTGAAAGAGGTCTACGAAGAAATCCCCAGAACAAGAAAGGATATGGGATTCCCCCCTCTTGTTACACCTACAAGTCAGATTGTGGGCGTTCAGGCAGTATTCAATGTTGTAGCCGGAAGGTATAAAATGATTTCCAAAGAGGTGAGGGACTACTTTTACGGCCTCTACGGAAGACCGCCGGCACCTGTTGATGAAGAGATCAGGAAGAAGGCACTGAAAGGATACGAAAAGGGTGAAATACCCATAGATATAAGGCCGGCCGATACCCTTGAGCCTGAACTTCCAAAGGCTAAAGAAGCCCTTAAAGGAATAAGCGATAAGATGGAAGATATCCTGATTTATGCATTGTATCCCATGACTGGTATGGAATTTTTGAAGAAAAAATATAAAATTCAGTAG
- a CDS encoding heterodisulfide reductase-related iron-sulfur binding cluster, which yields MEEVGRIIFWNVGGGARWITYALMVITFIALIYGLKKRYAMWKIGKPSPINFTERLGERIGYFISNGIFHKSILREAYPGWMHFFIFWGFLILAIATGLIALQDDVLRLLFGIEFIKGDFYLIFSFLTDLAGILAIIGILMAIWRRYVSKPARLDNKPDDLIVLLWILAVLVTGFLTEAARLAADPKPYEVWSFVGWFLKSIFPSAEKGVTYMPHAVMWYLHMLLSFGLIVYIAYSRLLHIITSSLNMMFRGVDDNPRGAIVPIEDFENAEEFGVNSIEGFTWKQIFDLDACTRCGRCQDLCPAFATEKPLSPKQFIQDLKAEWERIGSGGAKNEDGIIDTVINEETLWSCTACLACQVNCPVSIPTFDKNIEMRRYLTLTLSKTTSETRLLFKNLQQKVDPYGMGKRQRTEWTEGLEVKNAGEEEVEYLYWVGCVASLDDRNRKVAKAFTKILTQAGVSFGILGQEETCCGDPARRCGNEELYLGIAQGNVELLNEMGIKKIITTCPHCYHTLKNEYPQIGGNFEVYHQVDFISKLLKEGKLKINPSIEGTITYHDPCYLGRINGIFDEARHVVDKVKQGNFVEMGRNHDRSFCCGGGGGRIWMEEHHGRINHKRIEEAIDISANTVVTACPYCLIMMEDAIKDKEKSETMKALDLSEVVVKGI from the coding sequence ATGGAAGAAGTTGGAAGGATTATTTTCTGGAATGTTGGTGGAGGGGCGCGATGGATTACTTATGCACTGATGGTAATCACTTTTATTGCCCTAATATACGGGTTGAAAAAAAGGTACGCCATGTGGAAGATAGGAAAACCTTCCCCAATCAATTTTACAGAGAGGCTGGGAGAAAGGATTGGCTACTTTATCAGCAACGGCATTTTTCATAAGTCAATTTTAAGAGAGGCTTACCCGGGATGGATGCATTTTTTCATTTTCTGGGGATTTCTCATACTTGCTATAGCAACCGGGCTCATTGCCTTACAGGATGATGTGCTAAGACTTCTTTTTGGCATAGAGTTCATAAAAGGTGATTTTTATTTGATATTCTCCTTTTTGACTGATCTTGCAGGTATTCTTGCAATAATCGGTATTCTAATGGCTATATGGAGAAGATACGTTTCAAAACCAGCAAGGCTTGACAATAAGCCTGATGATCTGATTGTTCTTCTGTGGATACTTGCTGTGCTTGTTACAGGCTTTCTTACAGAGGCCGCAAGGTTAGCCGCTGATCCGAAGCCCTACGAGGTATGGAGTTTTGTCGGGTGGTTTCTTAAATCTATTTTCCCGAGCGCAGAAAAAGGTGTTACTTACATGCCTCATGCTGTTATGTGGTACCTTCATATGCTACTTTCCTTCGGCCTAATAGTTTATATTGCATACTCAAGACTGCTCCATATTATAACATCTTCTCTTAATATGATGTTCAGAGGAGTTGATGACAATCCAAGAGGCGCAATTGTTCCTATCGAGGATTTTGAAAATGCCGAAGAATTCGGCGTTAATTCAATAGAAGGATTCACATGGAAACAGATATTTGACCTTGATGCTTGTACAAGATGCGGTAGGTGCCAGGATCTTTGTCCGGCTTTTGCAACTGAAAAACCGCTCTCACCCAAACAATTCATCCAGGATTTAAAGGCTGAGTGGGAACGGATTGGATCAGGAGGAGCGAAGAATGAGGATGGAATAATAGATACTGTCATCAATGAAGAAACCTTGTGGTCATGTACGGCCTGTCTTGCCTGTCAGGTTAATTGCCCTGTATCAATACCAACCTTTGATAAGAATATCGAGATGAGGAGATACCTTACATTGACGTTGAGCAAAACCACATCTGAAACAAGACTACTTTTCAAAAATCTCCAGCAGAAGGTTGACCCCTATGGTATGGGAAAGAGACAGAGAACCGAATGGACTGAAGGTCTTGAAGTAAAAAATGCCGGTGAGGAAGAGGTGGAATATCTGTATTGGGTAGGATGTGTTGCTTCTCTTGACGACAGAAACAGAAAAGTTGCAAAGGCATTTACCAAAATATTAACCCAGGCAGGCGTATCATTTGGTATTCTGGGTCAGGAAGAAACCTGTTGCGGAGATCCTGCTCGAAGATGCGGAAATGAGGAATTATACTTGGGTATTGCACAGGGCAATGTAGAGCTTCTCAATGAAATGGGTATAAAAAAGATTATAACCACCTGCCCTCACTGTTATCATACGCTGAAGAATGAATATCCGCAAATCGGAGGGAATTTTGAAGTATACCATCAGGTTGATTTTATCTCCAAGCTGCTGAAAGAAGGCAAACTTAAAATCAATCCGTCTATTGAGGGCACTATCACATATCACGATCCATGTTACCTTGGACGTATAAATGGTATATTTGATGAAGCAAGACATGTTGTGGATAAAGTGAAACAGGGAAATTTTGTTGAAATGGGCAGAAACCATGACAGGAGTTTCTGTTGCGGTGGTGGCGGCGGCAGAATATGGATGGAAGAACATCATGGAAGAATTAATCACAAGAGAATAGAAGAGGCGATTGACATATCGGCAAACACTGTTGTAACTGCATGCCCATATTGCCTTATTATGATGGAAGATGCCATTAAGGATAAGGAAAAGTCCGAAACCATGAAGGCATTAGACTTGTCTGAGGTTGTGGTAAAAGGCATATAA
- a CDS encoding NUDIX hydrolase produces MIKKWELLNSRTDRDYKIFKIKAVQATSPRTNVTRKYYTIETRDWVNIIPVTENREVVMIRQYRHGSKEITLEIPGGLVDEKHPERAALRELLEETGYAGEYVEYLGAVNPNPAIFNNLCHTYLVEKARKTSHRNLDPDEDIEVVLVPLPEIPSLIDRGMINHALVIVAFHYYFSRKGYL; encoded by the coding sequence ATGATTAAAAAATGGGAACTTTTAAATTCAAGGACAGACAGGGATTACAAAATATTCAAGATAAAAGCTGTTCAGGCAACATCTCCAAGGACCAACGTGACTAGAAAATATTACACAATAGAAACGAGGGACTGGGTAAATATTATCCCTGTCACGGAAAATAGGGAAGTTGTCATGATAAGGCAGTACAGGCACGGATCAAAAGAAATAACCCTTGAGATACCTGGCGGTCTTGTTGATGAAAAACACCCGGAAAGGGCTGCCTTGAGGGAACTTCTTGAAGAGACCGGATATGCTGGTGAATATGTAGAGTACCTTGGGGCTGTCAATCCGAACCCGGCAATATTTAACAATCTCTGCCACACATACCTTGTTGAGAAAGCAAGGAAGACTTCCCATAGAAACCTTGATCCCGATGAAGACATTGAGGTAGTCCTCGTACCGTTGCCCGAGATTCCATCCCTGATCGACAGGGGCATGATTAACCATGCATTGGTAATAGTTGCCTTTCATTATTACTTTTCAAGAAAAGGATATTTATAA
- a CDS encoding 4Fe-4S binding protein, which translates to MPTKIDQDACTGCGACAEVCPVDAITVDDTAKVDPELCTECGSCVEECPVEAISQEE; encoded by the coding sequence ATGCCTACAAAAATTGACCAGGATGCCTGCACAGGATGTGGAGCGTGCGCGGAAGTATGTCCTGTCGATGCTATAACCGTTGATGATACGGCTAAAGTCGACCCCGAGCTCTGTACAGAATGTGGGTCATGTGTCGAAGAATGCCCGGTTGAAGCAATTTCACAGGAAGAATAG
- a CDS encoding helix-turn-helix domain-containing protein, with amino-acid sequence MEKISIVKRRKADDSNTEKNAANSFRKVIEQKPVENNAGTVNAYELHDYPLKNKSDSQDINISGNNPYEIEIKKMESEDGKIVLNLNFASMQPQRMLTSADVCMMLKISKYLLQRLVKEKEIGCYKVGKLKRFLLDDILTYIQRSKVL; translated from the coding sequence ATGGAAAAAATAAGCATTGTTAAAAGGCGAAAAGCCGATGACAGCAACACAGAAAAGAATGCTGCAAATTCTTTTCGGAAAGTTATTGAACAAAAACCGGTTGAGAATAATGCCGGTACGGTAAATGCTTATGAGTTACACGATTATCCTTTGAAAAACAAAAGTGATTCACAGGACATCAACATTTCTGGAAACAATCCGTACGAAATTGAAATTAAGAAAATGGAGTCTGAAGACGGAAAGATTGTATTGAACCTGAACTTTGCATCTATGCAACCACAGAGAATGCTTACCTCTGCAGATGTTTGCATGATGCTAAAGATCAGCAAATATTTACTACAAAGACTAGTAAAAGAAAAAGAAATAGGATGCTATAAGGTTGGCAAATTAAAACGTTTTTTGCTTGACGATATACTAACCTACATACAAAGGAGTAAAGTGCTATGA
- the thiC gene encoding phosphomethylpyrimidine synthase ThiC, with product MNNQLIAARNGTITEIMERVAADEGIDKKLLCEYIASGKATILANNRHRNFTPKGVGKGLSVKVNANIGTSTEKIDIKLELEKLKMAKEAGADVVMDLSTGGNLDEIRKTIIEEAGIPLGTVPIYQAAVETVKKRKAITNMEPDDLFDVIERHGADGVDFVTVHCGVTQNSIERLRKQGRITDIVSRGGAFLTEWMIVNGKENPLYEQYDRLIEIAKKYDMTLSLGDGLRPGCTADATDRGQIEELIILGELCAEALKNGVQVMIEGPGHVPINQIEMNILLQKRICNDAPFYVLGPVVTDIAPGYDHITSAIGGALAGYYGADFLCYVTPSEHLGLPEPADVREGVIVTKIAAHAADLARGNQKAIERDRAMSEYRKALDWEGQIKCAIDPDKIRNFRKERNLHNDVCSMCGEFCSMKIMKDYLKK from the coding sequence ATGAATAATCAATTGATTGCTGCACGCAACGGAACGATCACGGAAATTATGGAGCGTGTTGCGGCAGATGAAGGTATCGATAAAAAACTTTTGTGTGAATACATTGCTTCCGGCAAAGCGACAATCCTTGCCAATAACAGGCATAGAAATTTTACTCCGAAGGGAGTGGGAAAAGGCCTTAGCGTGAAAGTAAATGCCAATATTGGGACATCAACGGAAAAGATAGACATAAAATTGGAGCTTGAAAAACTGAAGATGGCAAAAGAAGCCGGCGCGGACGTGGTGATGGATCTGAGTACAGGCGGCAACCTGGACGAGATCAGAAAGACCATAATAGAAGAGGCAGGCATCCCTCTGGGTACGGTTCCCATATACCAGGCAGCGGTTGAGACGGTAAAAAAAAGGAAAGCTATTACCAATATGGAACCTGACGATCTCTTTGACGTGATAGAACGGCATGGGGCGGACGGTGTGGATTTTGTTACAGTTCACTGCGGTGTTACTCAGAACTCAATAGAGCGGCTGAGAAAACAGGGCAGGATAACGGATATTGTAAGCAGGGGAGGGGCCTTTCTTACAGAATGGATGATAGTAAACGGGAAGGAAAACCCCTTATACGAACAATATGACCGTCTTATTGAAATTGCAAAAAAGTACGACATGACATTGAGTCTGGGCGATGGTTTAAGGCCGGGCTGTACAGCCGATGCAACCGACAGGGGCCAGATCGAGGAGCTTATCATCCTGGGCGAACTTTGCGCGGAAGCTTTAAAAAACGGGGTACAGGTAATGATCGAAGGCCCCGGTCACGTGCCGATAAACCAGATAGAGATGAATATTCTTCTTCAGAAAAGGATCTGCAACGATGCGCCTTTTTATGTGCTCGGTCCTGTGGTGACTGATATTGCGCCGGGCTATGACCACATCACTTCAGCTATAGGCGGAGCCCTGGCAGGATACTACGGAGCCGATTTTCTCTGCTATGTAACTCCTTCTGAACACCTGGGCCTGCCTGAGCCTGCGGACGTAAGAGAGGGTGTTATCGTGACAAAGATTGCAGCCCATGCAGCAGACCTGGCGAGAGGCAATCAGAAGGCCATCGAGCGTGACAGGGCTATGTCCGAATACAGAAAGGCCCTTGACTGGGAAGGACAGATCAAATGTGCCATCGATCCCGATAAGATCAGGAATTTCAGAAAAGAGAGAAACCTTCACAACGATGTGTGCAGCATGTGCGGCGAATTCTGCTCGATGAAGATCATGAAGGACTATTTGAAGAAATAG
- the bioB gene encoding biotin synthase BioB has translation MDSKFKQIQEKSIAMRGIDLNSALKLYDIGRKKPFMLMGYASDIKDHFKGKEVSFCCIVNAKSGLCPENCRFCAQSAHHHTNAEVYPLISKEEMIEKARQAKEYGAHFFGIVTSGTEIATQEEWDKIEYAVKAIEKIGIKPCGSLGMLDLKRAQRLREAGLCRYHHNLETARSNFNNICTTHDYEEDIETIMNAKRAGLSTCCGGIIGLGETMEQRIELALTLKEMDVDSVPINILNPIPGTPLADIPLLPPIEILITVALYRFILPDKDIKLCGGKEKNLRQLLPLGIVAGCNSLMTGNYLTTLGRDAALDMEMIRDLGYSPVY, from the coding sequence ATGGATTCAAAGTTTAAACAAATACAGGAAAAATCTATTGCAATGAGAGGTATTGACCTCAACAGTGCGTTGAAACTTTATGATATTGGCAGAAAAAAACCTTTCATGCTTATGGGATATGCCTCAGACATAAAGGATCATTTTAAAGGGAAAGAGGTTTCCTTTTGCTGTATCGTAAATGCAAAGTCAGGATTGTGTCCGGAAAACTGCAGATTCTGTGCACAGTCCGCACACCATCATACAAATGCCGAAGTATATCCACTAATATCAAAAGAAGAGATGATCGAAAAAGCAAGACAGGCAAAGGAATACGGCGCCCATTTTTTCGGAATTGTAACAAGTGGGACGGAGATTGCAACCCAGGAAGAATGGGACAAAATTGAGTATGCTGTAAAAGCAATTGAGAAAATAGGCATCAAACCCTGCGGTTCCCTTGGTATGCTTGATCTGAAAAGGGCACAAAGACTCAGAGAGGCAGGTCTCTGCCGGTATCACCACAACCTTGAGACGGCAAGGAGCAATTTTAATAACATTTGTACTACCCATGATTACGAAGAGGATATAGAAACAATAATGAATGCAAAAAGAGCAGGACTCTCTACGTGCTGCGGAGGGATAATCGGTCTGGGAGAGACGATGGAGCAGAGAATTGAGCTTGCCCTTACATTAAAAGAGATGGATGTTGATTCCGTACCTATAAATATTTTAAACCCTATCCCGGGCACGCCTCTCGCGGATATCCCTCTTCTTCCACCGATAGAAATTCTTATCACAGTCGCTCTTTACAGATTTATACTACCGGACAAGGACATTAAACTGTGCGGAGGGAAAGAAAAAAATTTACGTCAGCTTTTACCTCTTGGCATTGTTGCCGGCTGCAATTCTCTCATGACAGGTAATTACCTGACAACGCTGGGCAGGGATGCAGCCCTTGATATGGAGATGATACGGGACCTCGGATATTCCCCGGTATATTAA
- the xseA gene encoding exodeoxyribonuclease VII large subunit — protein sequence MKIQRNWQIQVYTVSALTSQIRQSINSQFKDVLVQGEISNFKLYPSGHLYFTLKDDNAMIKAVAFNFWDKYPESMIEDGTAVICKGRVDVYEKRGEYRLLIDAIEVQGLGLLQLKFQKLKEKLLKEGLFDAERKKQLPLLPQAIGIVTSPAGAAVRDILKVIYGKYENMSVLIYPVKVQGDDACYEIAEGIDYFNRTKEVDVIIVGRGGGSLEDLAPFNEEIVARSIFASEIPVVSAVGHEVDFTIADFAADLRAPTPTAAADIVVRNKTEFIDVILDMEKKLKKGMSSRLEKSRFLLYQGATELREKKSLFTDYRMYLDELLNNMMHGFSIYFRDKRVQVETLSQRISDLNPDNILRRGYSITIKKDTKEVIVNAEQIVKGEELLVKLYKGEADCTVTDKRL from the coding sequence ATGAAAATTCAACGAAACTGGCAAATCCAAGTCTATACCGTATCTGCTCTTACCTCACAGATACGGCAATCAATTAACAGTCAATTCAAGGATGTGCTGGTTCAGGGAGAGATCTCCAATTTCAAGTTATATCCTTCGGGGCACCTTTATTTTACGCTGAAGGATGATAATGCAATGATAAAAGCCGTGGCCTTTAACTTTTGGGATAAATATCCGGAAAGCATGATAGAAGACGGTACAGCCGTCATCTGCAAAGGCAGGGTGGATGTATATGAAAAAAGAGGCGAGTACAGACTCCTAATCGATGCTATTGAGGTGCAGGGCCTTGGACTTTTGCAATTGAAATTTCAGAAACTTAAAGAAAAGTTGTTGAAAGAAGGACTTTTTGATGCTGAGCGGAAAAAACAGCTGCCCTTACTGCCGCAGGCAATCGGCATTGTGACTTCGCCTGCTGGTGCTGCTGTGCGGGATATACTGAAAGTTATATATGGAAAATATGAAAACATGTCTGTATTAATATACCCCGTTAAGGTACAGGGTGACGATGCATGTTATGAAATAGCTGAAGGGATTGATTATTTCAACAGAACAAAAGAGGTGGATGTCATCATTGTTGGCAGAGGTGGAGGGTCTCTGGAAGATTTGGCTCCCTTCAATGAGGAAATTGTTGCCAGATCCATATTCGCCTCGGAAATACCTGTTGTGTCAGCAGTGGGACATGAAGTGGACTTTACAATCGCCGATTTTGCCGCAGATTTAAGAGCGCCTACGCCGACAGCCGCCGCAGATATTGTTGTAAGAAATAAGACAGAGTTTATTGATGTAATCCTTGATATGGAGAAAAAATTGAAAAAGGGGATGAGCAGCAGGCTTGAAAAGTCGAGGTTTCTCCTTTACCAGGGCGCTACGGAACTGAGGGAGAAAAAAAGTCTATTTACAGATTACCGGATGTATCTGGACGAATTGCTGAACAACATGATGCACGGTTTTTCTATATATTTCAGGGATAAAAGAGTACAGGTCGAAACGCTTAGCCAGAGGATATCGGATTTGAATCCCGACAATATCTTAAGGAGGGGCTACAGTATTACAATAAAGAAGGACACAAAAGAAGTCATCGTCAACGCGGAGCAGATTGTAAAGGGAGAGGAACTGCTTGTAAAGCTCTACAAAGGTGAGGCCGATTGCACTGTCACGGATAAACGTCTGTAG